A genomic window from Betta splendens chromosome 24, fBetSpl5.4, whole genome shotgun sequence includes:
- the calm1b gene encoding calmodulin-1b, whose amino-acid sequence MADQLTEEQIAEFKEAFSLFDKDGDGTITTKELGTVMRSLGQNPTEAELQDMINEVDADGNGTIDFPEFLTMMARKMKDTDSEEEIREAFRVFDKDGNGYISAAELRHVMTNLGEKLTDEEVDEMIREADIDGDGQVNYEEFVQMMTAK is encoded by the exons AGTTCAAGGAGGCTTTCTCCTTATTCGACAAGGATGGTGACGGCACCATTACCACCAAAGAGCTTGGCACAGTCATGAGGTCGCTGGGCCAGAACCCCACAGAGGCTGAGCTGCAAGACATGATCAATGAGGTGGACGCTGATG GTAATGGTACCATTGACTTCCCTGAGTTCCTCACCATGATGGCCAGAAAAATGAAAGACacagacagtgaggaggagatCCGCGAGGCTTTCCGAGTATTTGACAAG GATGGAAATGGCTACATAAGCGCAGCAGAACTCCGTCATGTCATGACGAACCTTGGAGAGAAGCTAACGGACGAAGAAGTGGATGAGATGATCAGAGAAGCAGATATCGATGGAGACGGACAGGTCAACTATGAAG agTTTGTACAGATGATGACTGCAAAGTGA